A single Acidimicrobiales bacterium DNA region contains:
- a CDS encoding 3D domain-containing protein has translation MVAARLAVVIAAAAAMNGLIGAATGGAGAAGGAASGRTVAVKLAVARSAAPPSQAAPGGRVVAHQIHIEGVSAPVLVSASELEQAEHGQQASTAAPAAAPTAATPTPAAPTPAPAASPAPAPAAAPAPAPAPAASHSTSTPSSSAGATGTSGNGTDLGTFMVTCYDIHGQTATGDQAGPQSVAVDPAVIPLGTKIYIDGVGYRTADDTGGSVTGHHIDIWESSYSACADFGRQYRDVHQLS, from the coding sequence GTGGTCGCCGCCCGGCTTGCCGTCGTCATCGCCGCCGCGGCGGCGATGAACGGTCTGATCGGGGCGGCGACGGGAGGGGCGGGGGCGGCCGGGGGGGCGGCCTCGGGCAGGACGGTGGCCGTCAAGCTGGCAGTGGCCCGGTCGGCGGCTCCCCCGTCCCAGGCGGCGCCGGGTGGTCGGGTCGTCGCTCACCAGATCCACATCGAGGGCGTCTCGGCACCCGTGCTGGTGAGCGCGTCGGAGCTGGAGCAGGCCGAGCACGGGCAGCAGGCGTCGACGGCTGCTCCCGCCGCCGCACCGACCGCCGCGACACCGACCCCCGCGGCGCCGACCCCCGCGCCCGCAGCGTCCCCGGCCCCGGCCCCGGCGGCGGCCCCGGCCCCGGCCCCGGCCCCGGCGGCGTCCCACTCCACATCCACCCCGTCCAGCTCCGCCGGTGCGACCGGGACGAGCGGGAACGGCACCGACCTCGGCACCTTCATGGTCACCTGCTACGACATCCACGGCCAGACCGCCACGGGTGACCAGGCCGGACCCCAGAGCGTCGCCGTCGATCCGGCCGTGATCCCCCTCGGCACGAAGATCTACATCGACGGGGTGGGCTACCGCACGGCCGACGACACCGGGGGCAGCGTCACCGGCCACCACATCGACATCTGGGAGTCCAGCTACTCGGCGTGCGCCGACTTCGGGCGGCAGTACCGCGACGTCCACCAGCTGAGCTAG